The following are from one region of the Magallana gigas chromosome 6, xbMagGiga1.1, whole genome shotgun sequence genome:
- the LOC105340131 gene encoding apoptosis regulatory protein Siva has protein sequence MPKRRNPFGDGSPLQLKTHIGTKELNTGVSGEQNLKAVYERTKNMLFNGVQSLYSSETVTADANCNLPFIANYNTVDNASQVPGQLVIDYEGQLTVPSALNKANSEEMETGNPTPFGLSSNSSSFDFSKGKKSVDRRRLPSNERCNFCEKALERDRTLQCCNCQRNYCQFCSVINYDESSERVFCLGCSA, from the exons ATGCCCAAAAGAAGGAATCCTTTTGGTGACGGGTCACCTCTCCAGCTAAAAACGCACATTGGCACCAAAGAATTAAACACTGGTGTCAGTGGAGAACAGAATCTTAAAGCTGTTTATG AGAGGACAAAGAATATGCTGTTTAATGGTGTGCAATCCTTGTATAGTTCCGAGACAGTCACTGCTGATGCCAATTGTAACCTGCCATTCATCGCAAACTACAACACCGTCGATAATGCATCACAGGTCCCCGGTCAACTGGTCATCGATTATGAGGGTCAGCTGACAGTTCCCTCAGCTTTAAACAAAGCCAACAGCGAGGAAATGGAGACAGGCAACCCCACCCCTTTTGGGTTGAGCAGTAATTCCAgttcatttgatttttctaaGG GTAAGAAATCTGTCGATAGAAGACGATTGCCATCAAATGAACGCTGTAATTTCTGTGAGAAGGCCTTGGAGAGAGACCGAACACTTCAGTGCTGCAACTGTCAGCGAAATTACTGTCAGTTTTGTTCCGTTATTAA TTATGATGAAAGTTCTGAGAGGGTTTTCTGCCTGGGTTGCTCAGCTTAA